One Anoplopoma fimbria isolate UVic2021 breed Golden Eagle Sablefish chromosome 21, Afim_UVic_2022, whole genome shotgun sequence DNA segment encodes these proteins:
- the LOC129111024 gene encoding zinc transporter ZIP12-like, which translates to MHFRSSAPTLLLLLLLCQREVRGQEPGYLQEALRALDLPLGTNDGPRLQKNHSGILITKLLQEVHCAERTGTSQDVCNKCLTPDVVLSVLEDDGKAYLTEEDYQRISTVLLYYIINLQDLCVSNAASLSSSSSTSLGNYQFYLLALTNLHPAEDNLYLSSRETESILQLINLHYDSSNQDASSDLQCIDAAHLLDDVNAQENPGADVSSVPKLAASIISHILQGHCFRRRNLPSPAFFTDYIFQSLNCTSDLQKIDLEDLLHQLGVGREAASHSHNRKRQSSQKGVGPPSDGCNQETGGISRDWAQVCYSANQLLDIFALNPHLPISKEHFRQMCPAIIQQLLGNACESTEQKRRGSPPTALEKYGYSTAAVLLITVGSMLGICLIFFNSCQETYTLILQLFVGLAVGTLSGDALLHLIPQILGLHDYTHSHGDEHFTEDKEYLWRILGMIGGIYGFFLIERIFSFFMPSHVHGHSDLPLELNCNGQSQRGKSISTIQLGPVDDLECAEASPEHVDTRSASHQRQGVPLLAVMVIVGDSLHNFADGLVVGAAFSSSAETGMATTVAILCHEIPHEMGDFAVLLSSGLSVKTAMLMNFLSALTAFLGLYIGLFVSSEMEVQRWIFAVTAGIFLYLSLVEMLPEMNRVKTDRPFLLFLLQNLGLLMGWACLLLLALFEHELKF; encoded by the exons ATGCACTTCAGGAGCAGCGCTCccactttgctgctgctgctgctgctttgtcaGCGGGAGGTGAGAGGCCAGGAGCCGGGGTACCTGCAGGAGGCTCTCAGGGCCTTGGATCTGCCTCTTGGTACCAACGACGGGCCACGGCTACAAAAGAACCACAGCGGTATCCTGATCACCAAGCTCCTCCAGGAGGTGCACTGTGCAGAGCGGACTGGCACCTCTCAGGATGTCTGTAACAAG TGTTTAACACCAGACGTAGTTCTCTCTGTGCTAGAGGATGATGGGAAGGCTTACCTCACTGAGGAAGACTACCAGAGGATCTCCACAGTTCTTCTGTACTACATCATTAACCTTCAGGACCTGTGCGTTTCAAATGCCGCGTCCCTTTCCTCGTCCTCCTCTACCTCACTTGGGAACTATCAGTTCTACCTATTGGCCCTCACCAATCTGCACCCAGCTGAGGACAACCTCTACCTGTCATccagagaaacagaaagtatTCTGCAGCTCATTAACCTGCACTACGACTCCTCCAATCAAGACGCCTCATCTGATTTGCAG TGTATTGATGCCGCTCACCTCCTTGACGATGTTAACGCACAAGAAAATCCAGGTGCTGATGTATCCTCTGTGCCCAAACTGGCTGCGTCCATCATCAGCCATATCCTGCAAGGCCATTGCTTCAGACGGAGGAACCTCCCGTCTCCTGCTTTCTTTACCGACTACATCTTTCAATCCCTAAATTGCACAAGTGACCTGCAGAAGATAG ATTTAGAGGATCTGCTTCATCAGCTGGGAGTTGGACGTGAAGCAGCGTCACACTCTCACaacaggaagaggcagagttCACAGAAAGGGGTTGGGCCCCCGTCGGATGGTTGCAACCAAGAAACTGGTGGAATAAGCCGGGACTGGGCTCAG GTCTGTTattcagccaatcagctgtTGGATATTTTTGCTCTGAATCCTCATTTGCCAATTTCCAAGGAGCACTTCAGACAAATGTGCCCTGCAATCATTCAGCAGTTGCTAGGCAATGCCTGCGAGTCTACAGAGCAGAAAAGAAGAGGATCTCCGCCCACTGCTCTTGAGA AGTACGGCTACAGCACGGCGGCCGTCCTGCTCATCACGGTGGGCTCCATGCTCGGTATCTGCCTGATCTTCTTCAACTCCTGCCAGGAAACGTACACGCTCATCCTGCAGCTGTTTGTGGGCCTGGCGGTGGGAACCCTCTCAGGGGACGCTCTCCTGCATCTCATACCACAG ATCCTTGGCCTCCACGACTACACTCACAGTCATGGTGACGAACACTTTACAGAAGATAAAGAGTATCTGTGGAGGATTCTGGGCATGATCGGAGGGATCTACGGCTTTTTCCTCATTGAAAgaatcttttcctttttcatgcCTTCTCATGTTCAT GGTCATAGTGACCTTCCCTTAGAGCTCAACTGCAACGGCCAGTCACAGAGGGGCAAGTCCATCTCCACCATACAGCTG GGACCGGTGGATGACTTGGAGTGTGCAGAAGCATCTCCTGAACACGTTGACACAAGGAGTGCTTCACATCAGA GACAGGGGGTTCCTCTGCTGGCTGTGATGGTAATCGTGGGAGACAGCCTTCATAACTTCGCCGATGGCCTGGTCGTCGGGGCGGCCTTCTCTTCTTCAGCCGAGACCGGCATGGCGACCACCGTGGCCATCCTGTGCCACGAGATCCCACACGAGATGG GGGACTTTGCAGTGCTGTTGAGCTCTGGACTCTCAGTGAAGACTGCGATGCTGATGAACTTCCTCAGCGCTCTGACGGCCTTCCTGGGTCTCTACATCGGACTTTTTGTCTCCTCAGAGATGGAAGTGCAGCGGTGGATCTTCGCCGTTACTGCTGGGATTTTCCTCTATTTGTCACTGGTTGAAATG CTTCCAGAGATGAATCgagtgaagacagacagaccattcctcctgtttctcctgCAGAACCTCGGTCTGTTGATGGGTTGGGCCTGTCTTCTGCTCCTCGCACTATTTGAACATGAACTCAAATTCTAA